Within Nakaseomyces glabratus chromosome G, complete sequence, the genomic segment ATACAAGAAACTACTCGGAACCATCAAGATTTTTCACGAGCAGTACCACATTAAATAACATCACTGGACCTGTCACCACAGTACTTGACTTCGAGCCGCATAACAAAAATGGGAAAGGTCGTCAACCAAGGAATAGTACTGATATGTTAGAAAGCGATGCGCATAAGCTGCGAAATGGATCCAAAAGATTAGGTGGAATAACTAAGAGACATAGACGAACTAGATCTGCGTCTTCATTCGGAGTAATTGATTTAAACATAATAAATGATGCAAATTCAGAATCACTGGAAAAAGCTTCGATAAATAGGATGATGGAAGAAAGGAAGGGAAGAGCTCCTACATTGataaatgataatgatgataGAACATGTAGTGAAAGCAGCTCTAGAACAGAAAGCCCTAATAGGTTTTCTAGACGAAGTTCTGTGACAAAGCTTTTAAACGACCCTTGATGATATTCATGTGTATAATTTCGCTATAAAGCAATAGTTCAGCATTGATGCAATAAAAACTCTCTATATTCTATATTTAGgaataattttgataaattaaCAGCTAAACCGTCCGATATTTGAAGGATTgtaataaatgaaaaatagTCGCTTtagatttcttttataCACCTGCTAAAGTCTTAAACTCCGATTCTGTAAAGTTGAGAATTGCTTCGACCTTTTCCTTATTATCTGGATATAGATGTTTTAGAATTCTTCTGAAGATACAATAGAAGTCGGTCAATGTTCTGAAGCAAATTTCGCATACATCATCTGCAATCGACGGAGATGTTAACTTAATTAGTAAGTTATCTTGAAAATCAGGTAATGCCTGGGGTAGATAGTCATTCAGTTTTTCATGAATGTTTTTTTCTAGATTTTCTAGACTCATTAAAGGATTGTCTACTAGGGACATATACATGTCATAATCTATTTCATCTTGAATTGAGTCAATTGGGAAAATCATATTCATCAGGTTGTAGTACATATTCAAGCCTGTTCTTTCGAAAAGTAATGAAATTTGAAGCTTCTGCAACTTCTCTACAGTTTCATCCAATGTATGCTGTATATTCTCTAATATATGTTTGCAGGACTCGTCATATGAAAATATGGATAATGAATATGGTTGAAGTCTAAAATTAATCATTTCAAAACAATTAATCTGTAGTGTTAGCATTACAATCCTTATCTCTTCCTTCTTTTTGGCTAATGGATATGAgtcttttatttgtttgATCAGACTAGTCATAAATGGCTCTTCTATAACAGTCTTTAATGTATCATATGGAAACATGTACTTATCAGAATCGATGTCATCCTTTGAAAATCTTTTACCACCATAAAGTCTTTCAACATGATCAAACAACTCGGTGATAGAATTTAAATAATCTGACAGCCATTGAGGAGGTAATAAATCTGGTGATGATATTTGTgtattttctgtttctgcTAATTGTTTAGTTAATGAGTtgattatctttttttctgaGATGTCTCTCAATTGGATTAGATGTAAAACTAAAGGATTATCATCTCTTATTCCTTTATTAACAAACATAGATGAGTATAAATCCAGCAACTGTGTGATCTCAAAATTAATTAccttattttcttcaaaacgAATGACTTGTTCAATCCTTAGTTTGCACGAATTTGCTAGATATTGTACAATATCATTTACTAACTTAAGATCCAGGCCATCGAAATACTGTGCATTGTTATTTATAATCATGCTAGATGATTTGTCCATGTCTTCAGAGGTGAACTTAAACAAAGATTTGACAAAATCAACTTCATTCGCAATCATAGTGTGTATTGTGGCTAAAACATCACCAATATAGCGCACCGGATCTTCAGAGGAAGAAATTGTTGTAGACAATTCTGAGGTGGTTCCAAATTGCGATAAAAACTCGTCTAGAAGTGTCTTTGATCTCATGGTAGTTACTCTCTTCAAAAAATCGTCATAGTATTGGATGTCATTTGAAAGGTAAACCAACCCCTTTTGAAATAGAGCTAGATTCCTTTCTGTAGGGTCGATTACGTGTTTGGTTCCCATGTTTGAATTTGACTCAAAAGTATACATATAGTCTATCAGATAATTTGAGATTTTCTTATTAATAGTATCCAATGTAATATTGGTCTGTTTAATTAGAACCTCACCAGCTTTTGAATTAGGTAAAGCGAGCAAATAGGTGGCATGTTCTTTCATCTTCGTTAGTTtatcaacaatatcaaatatttcttcCTTTAAAGGACCATTTTCTATCAGATCATCTTCTAATTGGTTTAGTGTAAATTTTGATTGCAAAGCCTTCaagatcttcttctttatttctAATTTGAGTAGGTGGTTCCTGCAGTCGTCAATATCactaatatatttttgagaGAATGTCTCTTTgtcatttttcaaaatttccTCCCcaatgttttcaatttgcTGAACTGGAGCTGCTAGTCTCTTAATTCTTCTAACAATTGGTTTAAAATCTTCCAAAACTGTAACATGATCCTTCAAAAGTTGTGTTTCAAGATCAGTTCGTAGCGATTTTCTTGCCAGCGTGCCAATATAGTCAGGACTGATCAATTTCTCCTCACTAATACCTAGTTTATCcctatttttttctagTATCTTCAATGATTTCCTTAACTTTATAGTGTGATGGTAACTGGTGTCATATTCATTTAAAACTTTTGATAGCTTCTTAGCTAGAATTTCATTAGATTTCTCTAAGTCAATTGAGGATGGCTCCACTAGAGTTTTCCTTGTAGTAGCTTCAGGTATAGGTGTTGAATCCTTAATATTTTTAGTGCCAAAATTCTGAATAGAAAGATCAACATAATCTGACATACGATCATATAAGTTAGAGGTATCCTTCTTTAACTTTTGCGCCATAGCAGTATCATCCTGAACATCTGCTTTAGTTTGGAGTAAACTGGTCTCTACATTTGAGAGTATTGACGGCAGCTTGAAGTTATCTTTCAGAGGCTTGTAATCCAGAGAGAATGAGGATATGTTCAGTCTAGACACGGGTTCTGGCAAACTGACCTCACCATTGGTTCCAGACTTGTCATTATTGTCTGGAGCAGTTTCAAATGCCTGATAATCAATGAACTCCATCTATCCAATAAATAGTAGCTTTTCTATCTGATAGTTGTAGATTTCAGTTTCAATTTCACAATCAGGAGCTTTTGTAGTCCTTAGGCAAACTCAATTGTTGAGCAACTAATTATTTAACTTTTGTTACCTTAGGTGTAATACTTTGTGTGTGCAACAGAGTCATCAAGACGGAGAAATGTTGATCAGAGACGCCAATATATTGTCTGAATTGCCAGAATGTGCTTGCAAGAACCTTTAAACTGTCCATTaagtttttgtattttcttACGTTACCATCACATGGCAATATTGCTTGGCTTGCAAAATACTGAATAGCATTAACCAACAAATTAGTATCCGTATTTTTAACACCTAGTTTATTATTCGCATAGGTTATTGTGTTTTTGAGAGACTTACTATCGTAAATTTTGAAACCAAATCCATTCGCTAGATATGCCAATAAATGCAATTCGCAACAGTTAATTCGCTGAATTCAGGGACTTATATCGTATTGCTGGTTGTGCTAATTCGTGATGAGGTGATAAATACAGTAAACCAGGGTAATTGGAgttaaaattgatatttctaCCACTACGAATGAAGTTTTCTGGTGTTATTTGTGTTCAATTAGCGGattctcaaaatttttctttaaagaaatttgtaTGAACATATTTTTCtgaacaacaacaaactAAGTAAGCTTCTATGGCCAAGTTGGTAAGGCGCCACACTAGTAATGTGGAGATCATCAGTTCAAATCTGGTTGGAagcatttatttttttatttgtcCCTTGCTTTTACAATTCAGTTTCTACCCATTGTTAACTGATTTTCACAATGTAAGTTGTTGACTACAGTTAAGATGACTCTTTTGAATCTGGTATATTGCATTGTTTTTGTAAAAAGATCAGAATACATTGTATAGAATTAGAAGTGAAGTGAAAAACTATGTAGGGCAAATAAATAGTTGAGTTATGCTAATGAGTTGAGTAGACCGTCACAGACGTGTCCTCCTCTTTATTTCTGTTGATTGCCATAGACCTCTCTTACAACGTCGACAAGGCCCGAGTCCACGTTATATACAAGtccaaaaatattgaaCTCATGATCCTGGTTGCTGTTCCTTAGTGCATCTTGCACAACTGGGATTTGCAGCAATCTTTGCAATTGTCTTTCAACGTTTCTGTGAGACATTAGTTTTGATTTCGAGCATATGTTATCCAATTGGTTCAGCTCAGATTCATGTGATTCTACCAGATCCTCTATGTCGTCCAAGTGTTCATATAGATGTGGGCAGCTTTCCTTTATGCTCTCTCTGCCCAGCAGACAGGTCTTGATACCACCACAGTCTGTGTGTCCACACAGTATGATTCTGTTTACTTTCAAGTTCAGGATGGCGAACTCCAGCGTCGCGAGCAAAGAGTGATCGTCTGTGTGGCATATGTTAGCAACAGTCTTCAACGTGAAAATCTCACCTGGCAAGACGCCCAGACAATCCTCGTTGTAGCGTGAGTCAGAGCACCCAATGAAAAGAGTGTGTGGGTCCTGCCCTTGTCCGTTGGTAGGAAACAACTGCGGCTGCGAGCGGTGCATAGCTTGTGCCCATTGTCTGTTGGCATCCAGTATGTTGTCTAGAGCGCATTTCCCGGTCAGTGTAAATATAGTGTCTTTAGTCATTtggtttttgttttcttttattgtGTAATCCTGTTAGTTGCAGTATTAGACAACTTGCATTATAGACAGTAAGGGCTACATTTTACGGGAAACGTCAGTCTTGATGTTGAGAGTTCGCAGCCTTTTTATAATATGCCAGATAGACCGTCTCTTGGCTATCTTGTAGAGATGACCCCATCGCTCGTAATATTGCGATAATTAGGTTGAGAAATGAACTCATGATCACGTTGACGTCAGACCTGAATCAGCGCCGTTATCTGTGACAACTTAAGGGAAaaaagtttcttttctgaaaaaCACACTGAGAAGAGGGGCTGCATTGTCTGCGTCCGTCCGTCTGTAGGTCTGTAGGTCTGTAGGTCTGTATGTCTGTAGGTCTGTAGGTCTGTGTGCGTGTGTGTCAATGGTGAACTGCAAGGAGAATAATGGCTAATGTGGATCTAGCAGTAAAGTTGTGCTTTCGTACAGCACCTTCTGTGCAGACCGGTGCCCCTCTTATCTCTTGTCTCTTCTCTTCTCGAGCAAGACAAGATCTTCTTTTCTCCTTTCCAGCCTTTCCGCCCCTCCCCCCCACAAGAAATTCCACCCTGCCTCGCTTCTGTGAGAAATCCCACGGGGTGATTATTCCGAGGCGGATTTCTTCCGAGAAACTTTGTTCCGGTTTTCCCTACTAAAGCAGTTGTTCCGTCTTTTGTCGCGAATCCTCTCTTTCACATGTCAAAGGACAGACACTACACCAGCTTTCTATTTCAGTTTTCATACCATTTCCGATGGATTCAGTGTGTGTCTATTAATAATGTTATACAGGACTGGAGCTACGAGGTTGGGACGAATGATAGGGTGGAAGCAGTGGCACAGAAATAAACGTGTGGAGCCAGTTTTTGCATACAACGAATTGTTGAGCTTTCCTCCCCCCCATCGTCTTCCCCAACTGTGGCATTTCGTGGTCCGCTCTCTGGGACATATGGCGATGCAGCGGATATTTCTACTTGGCATGTAGGGCACGTTGGAGCTTGTTATATAGCGCAATCTGGTCAGGTAAACGCACACGTGCATTCTCGTAAAGAATCCTCAGACATGGTTCCCTTACGCCGTCATGTGCTCTGTTATTGTCTCTCGTCTTGGTCCTGTGGTGATTGCTGGTGTCGCCGTTGTAGAGTATTGACAGGTGACTGCTGACACCGAAACCAGTCTTGCTAAAAGTCTCGtgtattattatatcaACAACTCTGTCACGTGGTATGAATGTGGTTTCATTGCTATTGGTGTTGGTCCTTGCCGCCAGGGCAATAGTCTCGAACGCAGCCGTTGATGCTGTACTGTCGCTTGAAGATAGATGGTCGTACCATAGTTGCAATGCTTTCCAGGAGATCGATTGGATATGCCATTTCGATATCTGCACACCAAGTTTTGGAATAACAGTTACGGTTTCGATGGTGATTACCAGCTTCGTATTTAGTATGTGGAAGCATAGTAGTGATAATAGTAGCCGGTGTAGTCTGCAGTCTCCAGGTAAACTGGCTTTACGGAGCAGAGACACCACTTGATCCTgtaaaaaatgataaaagaGCAGCTCAACCACTATCACACATATCCCATTGAGCAATTGATCTCTAAGATACGTCTTTTTGTAAATAGTAGCGCTGATCATTCCATTGTGCTCTGTCAATGATATAGCATATCTCTTTTTGTCTTCGTTGATCTTGCTCATGCTAAGCGCACATCCATCTAACTGGTTCTTATCAATTATAATCTATAATGCTGGTTTTTTACAATCATTTTATATACTCCTAAAACTTTAGCACTACTCTCCCTCTGACACTTAATCATGCTGCTTCTTGTATAtattgcgatgagctacaGATCCGGCACCTCACAGGCGCACCTCAATTTTAACAACCAAACGTAGCAAATGATGCATACGAAGCCGACTTCTATATAAGCATTACGAGCTATGAGATAGTTATATTAgc encodes:
- the COG6 gene encoding Golgi transport complex subunit COG6 (CAGL0G01496g~Ortholog(s) have role in intra-Golgi vesicle-mediated transport, protein localization by the Cvt pathway and Golgi transport complex localization); translated protein: MEFIDYQAFETAPDNNDKSGTNGEVSLPEPVSRLNISSFSLDYKPLKDNFKLPSILSNVETSLLQTKADVQDDTAMAQKLKKDTSNLYDRMSDYVDLSIQNFGTKNIKDSTPIPEATTRKTLVEPSSIDLEKSNEILAKKLSKVLNEYDTSYHHTIKLRKSLKILEKNRDKLGISEEKLISPDYIGTLARKSLRTDLETQLLKDHVTVLEDFKPIVRRIKRLAAPVQQIENIGEEILKNDKETFSQKYISDIDDCRNHLLKLEIKKKILKALQSKFTLNQLEDDLIENGPLKEEIFDIVDKLTKMKEHATYLLALPNSKAGEVLIKQTNITLDTINKKISNYLIDYMYTFESNSNMGTKHVIDPTERNLALFQKGLVYLSNDIQYYDDFLKRVTTMRSKTLLDEFLSQFGTTSELSTTISSSEDPVRYIGDVLATIHTMIANEVDFVKSLFKFTSEDMDKSSSMIINNNAQYFDGLDLKLVNDIVQYLANSCKLRIEQVIRFEENKVINFEITQLLDLYSSMFVNKGIRDDNPLVLHLIQLRDISEKKIINSLTKQLAETENTQISSPDLLPPQWLSDYLNSITELFDHVERLYGGKRFSKDDIDSDKYMFPYDTLKTVIEEPFMTSLIKQIKDSYPLAKKKEEIRIVMLTLQINCFEMINFRLQPYSLSIFSYDESCKHILENIQHTLDETVEKLQKLQISLLFERTGLNMYYNLMNMIFPIDSIQDEIDYDMYMSLVDNPLMSLENLEKNIHEKLNDYLPQALPDFQDNLLIKLTSPSIADDVCEICFRTLTDFYCIFRRILKHLYPDNKEKVEAILNFTESEFKTLAGV
- the NCE103 gene encoding carbonate dehydratase NCE103 (CAGL0G01540g~Beta carbonic anhydrase with a predicted role in non-classical protein export; upregulated in azole-resistant strain; enzyme activity increased by amines and amino acids; protein abundance decreased in ace2 cells); the encoded protein is MTKDTIFTLTGKCALDNILDANRQWAQAMHRSQPQLFPTNGQGQDPHTLFIGCSDSRYNEDCLGVLPGEIFTLKTVANICHTDDHSLLATLEFAILNLKVNRIILCGHTDCGGIKTCLLGRESIKESCPHLYEHLDDIEDLVESHESELNQLDNICSKSKLMSHRNVERQLQRLLQIPVVQDALRNSNQDHEFNIFGLVYNVDSGLVDVVREVYGNQQK
- a CDS encoding uncharacterized protein (CAGL0G01562g~Ortholog(s) have phosphatidylinositol N-acetylglucosaminyltransferase activity and role in GPI anchor biosynthetic process) yields the protein MSKINEDKKRYAISLTEHNGMISATIYKKTYLRDQLLNGICVIVVELLFYHFLQDQVVSLLRKASLPGDCRLHRLLLSLLCFHILNTKLVITIETVTVIPKLGVQISKWHIQSISWKALQLWYDHLSSSDSTASTAAFETIALAARTNTNSNETTFIPRDRVVDIIIHETFSKTGFGVSSHLSILYNGDTSNHHRTKTRDNNRAHDGVREPCLRILYENARVRLPDQIALYNKLQRALHAK